One segment of Anatilimnocola aggregata DNA contains the following:
- a CDS encoding mannose-1-phosphate guanylyltransferase, which produces MLHAVIMAGGAGTRFWPLSRTTTPKQLLALVGAQTMIQQTVARLDGLVSPERLLIVTNQRLVQPMGEQLPQLASSRILGEPCKRDTAPCVGLAALLVSQNDPNATMAVMPADHLIQPTAAFQAALKQAVELVEQEPARIVTFGIRPTYAAEIFGYIECGDPLPLGTGKGAVVDSASAYRATRFREKPARSVAEQYLAAGNFFWNSGIFVWKAKTIVDALTKFEPQMMAHLQTIASAWGQPNFNAVFDREFTEIRGKSIDFAVMEHYPNIVVLKASFTWDDVGSWQAIARTSGSDAQGNTIQARHVGIRTTGSIVRGTDDHLLVTLGMQDCVVVHTPDATLVAHKSEEEAIREVVKELEQRGWREYL; this is translated from the coding sequence ATGCTTCATGCGGTCATCATGGCGGGCGGCGCGGGAACTCGCTTCTGGCCTCTCAGCCGGACGACGACTCCCAAGCAATTACTGGCGCTCGTCGGCGCGCAAACGATGATTCAACAAACCGTCGCGCGCTTGGACGGCCTCGTTTCACCCGAGCGACTGCTCATCGTTACGAACCAACGACTCGTGCAGCCGATGGGCGAACAATTGCCGCAACTGGCGAGTTCGCGCATTCTCGGTGAACCCTGCAAGCGCGATACCGCTCCCTGCGTGGGTCTCGCGGCCTTGCTGGTGAGTCAGAACGACCCCAACGCCACAATGGCTGTGATGCCCGCCGATCATCTCATCCAGCCCACGGCGGCATTTCAGGCTGCGCTGAAACAAGCCGTGGAGTTGGTCGAGCAAGAACCGGCGCGGATCGTAACCTTTGGCATCCGTCCCACCTACGCTGCTGAAATCTTTGGGTACATCGAGTGTGGCGATCCGCTGCCACTTGGCACGGGCAAAGGTGCTGTGGTCGATAGTGCCAGCGCCTATCGCGCGACGCGTTTCCGCGAGAAGCCGGCTCGCAGCGTGGCCGAACAATATCTGGCAGCTGGCAACTTCTTTTGGAACAGCGGCATCTTTGTGTGGAAAGCAAAGACGATTGTCGACGCGCTGACGAAGTTTGAGCCGCAGATGATGGCACACTTGCAAACAATTGCTTCGGCCTGGGGTCAGCCCAACTTTAACGCGGTGTTCGATCGCGAGTTCACCGAGATTCGCGGCAAGAGCATCGACTTTGCCGTGATGGAGCACTATCCGAACATCGTGGTGCTGAAGGCGTCCTTCACTTGGGACGATGTCGGCAGTTGGCAGGCGATTGCCCGCACTTCCGGCAGCGACGCCCAGGGAAACACGATTCAAGCCAGGCACGTAGGCATTCGCACCACGGGCTCGATCGTGCGGGGAACGGACGATCACTTGCTCGTTACATTGGGGATGCAAGACTGCGTCGTCGTGCATACTCCCGATGCGACGTTGGTCGCCCATAAGAGCGAGGAAGAAGCCATTCGCGAAGTCGTGAAAGAACTCGAGCAGCGGGGCTGGCGCGAGTATCTTTAG
- a CDS encoding ABC transporter permease — MASDLKSTPASNLPGQPVATPQPTRRQRSRGFAADAWHRFSRRPLAMIAVVYVILLSLIAVFSPAIAGTRPVICQYKGKIYFPALYYFNRKFENPVFFRDQFYGRYYYNLKEKDPNSWAVWPLVYQDPLRWVDANEFPGVPANPTGDNGKPSRFNLMGTTELGIDVFAQMVHGTKIALLVGFVATGVAAAIGITLGGLAGYIGGGVDFVISRFTEIVMCVPSLIVILALLAIVDQPSIWYTMIIIGLTSWPSICRLTRAEFLKLRAVEYVTAARALGASTPRIIFLHILPNAMAPVLVPISFGIASAILLEAGLSILGIGAPPDTPSWGTVLNLGRSNLQTMWWMTTFPGAAIFLTVLAYNLIGEGLQEATDPRLVESKK; from the coding sequence ATGGCCAGTGACCTGAAATCAACTCCCGCCTCAAACCTGCCCGGCCAGCCCGTCGCTACGCCTCAGCCGACGCGCCGGCAGCGCTCGCGTGGCTTTGCAGCCGACGCCTGGCATCGCTTCTCCCGTCGTCCGCTTGCCATGATCGCGGTTGTTTACGTTATTCTCCTTTCCCTCATCGCCGTCTTTTCGCCAGCCATCGCTGGCACGCGGCCAGTCATCTGTCAGTACAAGGGGAAGATCTACTTCCCGGCGCTGTACTATTTTAATCGCAAGTTCGAGAACCCCGTCTTCTTTCGCGATCAGTTCTACGGCCGCTATTACTACAACTTGAAAGAGAAGGATCCCAACAGCTGGGCCGTTTGGCCGCTCGTCTATCAAGATCCGCTCCGCTGGGTCGATGCGAATGAATTCCCCGGTGTCCCCGCCAATCCAACCGGCGACAACGGGAAACCAAGCAGATTCAATTTGATGGGCACGACCGAGCTCGGCATCGATGTCTTCGCGCAAATGGTCCACGGCACCAAGATCGCGTTGCTGGTCGGGTTCGTTGCCACTGGGGTAGCTGCTGCGATCGGCATCACGCTTGGCGGCCTGGCGGGCTACATCGGTGGAGGGGTTGATTTTGTCATCAGTCGTTTCACCGAAATTGTGATGTGCGTTCCGTCGCTCATTGTGATTCTCGCGCTGCTGGCCATCGTTGACCAACCGTCCATCTGGTACACGATGATCATCATCGGGCTCACGAGTTGGCCATCGATCTGCCGCCTCACGCGCGCTGAGTTTTTGAAACTCCGTGCAGTCGAATACGTCACAGCTGCCCGAGCTCTCGGAGCGAGCACCCCGCGTATCATCTTTTTGCATATTTTGCCAAATGCGATGGCTCCGGTCCTCGTGCCGATTTCGTTCGGCATTGCCTCGGCCATCTTGCTCGAAGCGGGACTGAGCATTCTCGGTATCGGTGCCCCGCCGGATACGCCCAGTTGGGGCACGGTGCTCAATCTCGGCCGCAGCAATTTGCAAACCATGTGGTGGATGACGACCTTCCCCGGTGCCGCAATTTTTCTCACGGTGCTGGCTTACAACTTGATCGGCGAGGGACTGCAAGAAGCGACGGATCCGCGTCTGGTTGAGTCGAAGAAATAG
- a CDS encoding ABC transporter permease — protein MLNYLIRRLVFAAFTLLFITFFVYALVRHMPGTPLTNEAAAVDPSKKISKEDLARLNKTFGLDKPWYIAYFRWVTNLARGDLGVSFFEKQPVSKSIASRLGPTLLLSIPSILLAYTISIPIGLYSVARSGTLQERTISLLLYFLYSLPSYVAALWLLVFFYLRLQNTMFSLPATGMVSNDYASLSPLGKVWDVWTHMILPLTCLTYGSLAYDSRFTKANMEEVMRQDYIRTARAKGVSPLWIIVNHGFRNTLIPLVTLLGLSLPALVGGAVILESIFSWPGMGQLFYESISRRDYPLIMGLVLMFTLLTLAGQLIADIAYAFLDPRITYK, from the coding sequence ATGCTCAACTATCTGATTCGCAGGCTCGTCTTCGCGGCGTTCACGCTGCTGTTTATTACGTTCTTTGTCTATGCACTCGTGCGGCACATGCCGGGAACGCCCCTCACCAACGAAGCTGCAGCCGTTGATCCCAGCAAGAAAATCAGCAAAGAGGATCTGGCCCGGCTCAACAAGACCTTTGGGCTCGATAAGCCGTGGTACATCGCTTACTTCAGGTGGGTCACGAACCTGGCCCGCGGCGACTTGGGCGTTTCGTTTTTCGAGAAGCAACCCGTCAGCAAGTCGATTGCCTCGCGCCTGGGCCCTACTTTACTCCTCTCGATTCCTTCCATTCTGCTGGCCTACACAATCTCGATTCCCATCGGGCTTTACTCCGTGGCTCGCAGTGGCACCCTGCAGGAGCGCACCATCAGTCTGCTCCTGTACTTCCTTTATTCGCTGCCGTCCTATGTGGCCGCGCTATGGTTGCTGGTCTTCTTCTACCTGCGACTACAAAACACCATGTTCTCGTTGCCGGCTACCGGCATGGTGAGCAACGACTACGCGTCGTTGTCGCCACTCGGCAAGGTCTGGGACGTTTGGACGCATATGATTCTGCCGCTGACGTGCCTGACGTATGGTTCGCTGGCTTACGACAGTCGCTTCACCAAGGCCAACATGGAAGAAGTGATGCGGCAGGACTACATTCGCACGGCCCGGGCCAAGGGAGTGAGCCCCCTGTGGATCATCGTTAACCACGGCTTCCGCAATACGCTGATTCCGCTTGTCACACTGCTTGGCCTGTCGTTGCCAGCGCTGGTCGGCGGCGCGGTGATTCTCGAAAGCATCTTTAGTTGGCCGGGCATGGGCCAGCTCTTTTACGAGTCCATTTCCCGCCGCGATTATCCGCTCATCATGGGGCTCGTGCTGATGTTCACGTTGCTTACCTTGGCGGGTCAATTGATTGCCGACATCGCTTACGCCTTCCTCGATCCGCGCATTACCTACAAGTAG
- a CDS encoding peptide-binding protein, translating to MMLLRQRALALCCVVLVSGLAGCDFGVDEEVKEFKLGDLVADFTPPPLAELEAKAEWIDRPVLDGMVLLREKQAGEMPKVTVEEALAMKNTTTETNEQILSALGRLPVDDKAVNWDAEIVRHSAFDVKSTNPLLSSSVTESDVSGLTGFGLFGFDWNFKPFASKDAVVSWQSSKDLLYDKVVLRKDLTWSDGKPITAHDVEFSYRLIMTEAVPVPAQRSGTDKIKYIKAYDDHTLIFFHKDALATNVWNVNFSVVPKHIYDNVKELANDPTLQHSDYWVKYEKAPISGGAYVFASRSLGQEALLERRDSYYMHDGKQVRDKPYFKTIRFKMVKDPTASLLQLKGGDLDEMILTPPQWLNETTQDDFYNKCTKAYGLEWTSFHFLWNCQNPLFADKKTRWAMTYAMDHKQLLEKLRFGLDEPCNGIFHPSSRWAPKDPPKPIDQDLTKAAELLKEAGWADTDNDAVLDKEIGGKKVKFEFGMIVADRPDRIAICNLLKQNLEKIGVICTVRPLEFSVLQDKMQKKEFQAAFGGWGTGADPDTSYNIWGSTEERNYAGYINPEVDKIFAEARKEFDEDKRAALYGKLHNMLWDDQPYTWLFFQNAYYGFNKELRGYMFSPRGPYHYSPGFSSVYRAAE from the coding sequence ATGATGCTCCTTCGCCAGCGAGCTTTGGCTTTGTGCTGTGTGGTCCTAGTCTCGGGGCTTGCGGGCTGCGACTTTGGGGTGGACGAAGAGGTTAAGGAATTCAAACTCGGCGACCTGGTGGCCGATTTCACCCCCCCTCCGCTGGCGGAACTCGAGGCCAAGGCCGAGTGGATCGATCGCCCGGTGCTCGATGGCATGGTCCTGCTGCGCGAGAAACAAGCTGGCGAAATGCCCAAGGTGACGGTCGAAGAAGCCTTGGCGATGAAGAACACCACCACCGAGACGAATGAGCAAATCTTGAGCGCTCTCGGCCGCCTTCCCGTCGATGACAAAGCAGTCAACTGGGACGCCGAAATCGTTCGCCACTCGGCCTTCGATGTAAAGTCGACGAATCCGCTCCTGAGCAGTTCGGTTACCGAGTCCGACGTAAGCGGCTTAACAGGGTTCGGCCTCTTTGGCTTCGATTGGAACTTTAAGCCGTTTGCCAGCAAAGACGCGGTCGTTTCGTGGCAATCGAGCAAAGACCTGCTGTACGACAAGGTTGTGCTGCGGAAGGATCTCACCTGGTCCGATGGCAAACCAATCACGGCCCACGATGTCGAATTCAGCTATCGCCTGATCATGACCGAAGCGGTCCCCGTCCCCGCTCAGCGTTCGGGTACCGACAAGATCAAGTACATCAAAGCCTATGACGATCACACCCTGATTTTCTTTCACAAAGACGCGCTCGCCACCAACGTGTGGAACGTCAATTTCTCGGTGGTGCCCAAGCATATTTATGACAACGTCAAGGAACTGGCCAACGACCCCACGCTGCAGCACAGCGACTATTGGGTGAAATACGAGAAGGCACCGATCTCGGGTGGTGCCTACGTTTTCGCCAGTCGCTCGCTGGGGCAAGAGGCACTGCTAGAACGGCGCGATAGCTACTACATGCACGATGGGAAGCAAGTTCGCGATAAGCCGTACTTCAAAACCATTCGCTTCAAGATGGTGAAGGATCCCACGGCCTCGCTGCTGCAACTGAAGGGTGGCGATCTGGACGAAATGATCCTCACGCCGCCGCAGTGGCTGAATGAAACGACGCAGGACGACTTCTACAACAAATGCACGAAGGCCTACGGACTGGAATGGACCAGCTTTCACTTTCTGTGGAACTGCCAGAATCCTCTGTTTGCCGATAAGAAAACTCGCTGGGCCATGACCTATGCCATGGATCACAAACAGCTGCTCGAAAAGTTGCGGTTCGGTCTCGATGAACCCTGCAACGGCATTTTTCACCCCAGCTCGCGTTGGGCACCGAAAGATCCCCCGAAGCCTATCGATCAAGATCTGACCAAGGCTGCGGAACTGCTCAAAGAAGCGGGTTGGGCCGACACCGACAACGATGCGGTGCTCGATAAGGAAATTGGTGGCAAGAAGGTGAAGTTCGAGTTCGGTATGATTGTCGCCGATCGCCCCGACCGGATTGCCATTTGCAACCTCTTAAAGCAGAACCTCGAAAAGATCGGTGTCATCTGCACGGTCCGTCCGCTCGAGTTCTCTGTTCTGCAAGACAAGATGCAAAAGAAGGAATTTCAAGCTGCCTTCGGCGGTTGGGGAACCGGTGCCGATCCCGATACCAGTTACAACATTTGGGGGAGCACCGAAGAGCGCAACTACGCCGGCTATATCAATCCCGAAGTGGATAAGATCTTTGCCGAAGCCCGCAAGGAATTCGACGAAGATAAGCGGGCCGCCCTGTATGGCAAGTTGCACAACATGTTGTGGGACGATCAGCCCTACACCTGGCTTTTCTTCCAGAATGCCTACTACGGCTTCAACAAAGAGCTGCGAGGTTACATGTTCAGCCCGCGTGGTCCGTACCATTACAGCCCGGGGTTCAGCAGCGTTTATCGCGCGGCAGAATAG
- a CDS encoding UTP--glucose-1-phosphate uridylyltransferase translates to MTSDAKRDLLLDKLRPAGQEHLLQFWSQLPPSEQAKLAEQIAALDLATFTQLKKKYGGVSAAEREKTDDPRAHWAALAARATSPPAMRLDGSGVPFTKEAAIERGQQLLRDGQVGMILVAGGLGTRLGFDEPKGMFPIGPLSQRPMFQVLIEQLLAVRERYEAKIPLYVMTSPATDRKTREFLAAHDNFGLPADDLHYFCQATMWAVDDQWQRILLASPSELVLAPDGHGGMLKAFEKSGALADCQQRGLSVLFYGQIDNPLLQVCDPLLLGSHRLAGSEMTTQVVKKRHALERVGNLVAADNRVLMIEYSDLPDEFAKQTLPDGSLKFWAGNLAVHVLDVAFLQRSAVADDALPFHVAHKKTPHIDESGKRIEPDKPNAYRFERFIFDLLNSANNALVVEADPADAFAPVKNADREPTDNAPLARQAMMALHRRWLRAAGVQIADDVPVEINPLFAASPAEIAAKLPPGTSIEQPTYFSPAGPTVVREPSR, encoded by the coding sequence ATGACGAGCGACGCGAAGCGAGATCTGCTGCTGGATAAGTTACGGCCTGCCGGCCAAGAACATTTATTGCAATTCTGGTCTCAATTGCCCCCCTCTGAGCAAGCGAAGTTGGCCGAGCAGATCGCCGCGCTCGATCTAGCAACCTTCACCCAGCTCAAAAAAAAGTATGGCGGCGTTAGCGCGGCCGAACGCGAGAAAACGGACGATCCTCGCGCACATTGGGCGGCCCTCGCTGCTCGCGCTACATCCCCCCCGGCAATGCGACTCGATGGGAGCGGAGTACCCTTCACGAAAGAGGCGGCGATTGAGCGCGGCCAGCAGTTGCTCCGTGACGGCCAGGTCGGCATGATTCTCGTCGCGGGCGGCCTCGGAACCAGATTGGGCTTTGATGAGCCCAAGGGGATGTTTCCCATTGGCCCACTCTCTCAGCGGCCGATGTTTCAAGTGCTGATTGAACAGCTGTTAGCAGTTCGCGAGCGGTACGAGGCCAAGATCCCACTGTATGTGATGACTAGTCCCGCGACGGACCGAAAGACACGCGAGTTTCTCGCCGCGCACGATAACTTTGGCCTGCCCGCCGACGATTTGCATTACTTCTGCCAGGCCACGATGTGGGCCGTCGATGACCAGTGGCAACGGATTCTGCTGGCCTCTCCCAGTGAACTGGTCCTTGCCCCGGACGGTCACGGTGGAATGCTCAAGGCCTTTGAGAAGAGTGGTGCCCTGGCCGATTGCCAGCAGCGGGGCTTGAGCGTCCTCTTCTACGGACAAATCGACAATCCACTGTTGCAGGTCTGCGACCCACTCTTGCTCGGCAGCCACCGGCTCGCTGGTTCGGAAATGACGACGCAGGTGGTGAAGAAGCGGCATGCACTCGAGCGCGTTGGGAATCTTGTGGCGGCCGATAATCGCGTGCTGATGATCGAATATAGCGATCTGCCCGATGAATTCGCCAAGCAAACGTTGCCGGATGGTTCGCTGAAGTTCTGGGCAGGCAACCTGGCCGTGCATGTGCTCGATGTCGCCTTCCTGCAGCGCTCGGCAGTTGCCGACGATGCTTTGCCGTTTCATGTGGCTCACAAAAAGACGCCGCATATCGACGAAAGCGGCAAGCGCATCGAGCCCGACAAACCAAATGCCTATCGCTTCGAGCGGTTCATTTTCGACTTGCTCAATTCGGCAAACAATGCCCTGGTGGTCGAAGCAGATCCGGCCGATGCCTTTGCGCCCGTGAAGAACGCAGATCGTGAACCGACTGACAATGCGCCGCTGGCCAGGCAAGCGATGATGGCCCTGCATCGGCGCTGGCTGCGGGCGGCCGGGGTGCAGATTGCCGATGATGTGCCGGTCGAAATTAATCCGCTGTTTGCAGCTTCGCCTGCGGAGATTGCCGCGAAGCTGCCGCCAGGAACAAGCATCGAACAGCCAACCTACTTTTCTCCAGCGGGCCCGACAGTGGTTCGCGAACCATCGCGTTAA
- a CDS encoding ABC transporter ATP-binding protein codes for MTTATATKPAADQPLLEVDNLATYFYTESGIVRAVDHVSLRLEEGKTLGIVGESGSGKSVTSYSIMRLLAGAGQIEPHSRISFLGRDLVKLPEPEMRKIRGKEISMIFQEPMTSLNPVFTVGAQVMEAIRLHQDVSKQEARTRTIELFREVGMPDPEKRVDSYPHQMSGGQKQRVMIAMALSCNPKLLIADEPTTALDVTIQAQILDILRRLRDERGMSVLFITHDLGVIAEIADDVAVMLQGKIVEYGKVIDIFSNPKHPYTKGLLACKPRLDTPYKILPTVADFMEIRGEGPDAVVIEKQLSPDRLQHLTTQGRGRLLHPRSVLQAIGHPWEESQHAPDTKAVTEGQQPLLSVKGLKVHFPVRKGLLLRVVDHVKAVDGISFDIYRGQTLGLVGESGCGKTTAGRAILRLIEPDAGQVTYDGVDLKSLGGSELRKMRRKMQIIFQDPYGSMNPRLTIEAAITEPMIIQQIGSGSKDRRDRAVALLEEVGMKAEHLGRYPHEFSGGQRQRICIARCLAVEPEFIVCDESVSALDVSVQAQVLNLLKRLQDKRGLTYIFISHDLSVVKFMADMMAVMRKGQILEFGPSENIYARPKEEYTKDLIRATPNDSLDNIRQRQASREAGLSKRVK; via the coding sequence ATGACCACCGCGACCGCAACCAAACCCGCCGCCGATCAACCACTGCTCGAGGTGGACAATCTGGCGACGTATTTTTACACCGAGTCGGGCATCGTTCGCGCGGTCGATCATGTCTCGTTGAGATTGGAAGAAGGGAAGACGCTGGGGATTGTCGGCGAGTCGGGTTCGGGCAAGAGCGTCACTTCGTATTCGATCATGCGACTGCTGGCCGGTGCTGGGCAGATTGAGCCGCACAGCCGGATTTCGTTTCTCGGCCGCGATTTGGTGAAGCTGCCCGAACCGGAAATGCGCAAGATTCGCGGCAAAGAGATCAGCATGATCTTTCAAGAGCCGATGACGTCGCTCAATCCGGTTTTCACCGTCGGCGCGCAAGTGATGGAAGCCATCCGGCTGCATCAAGACGTCAGCAAGCAGGAAGCTCGCACGCGGACCATCGAATTGTTTCGCGAGGTTGGCATGCCCGATCCCGAAAAGCGAGTCGACTCCTATCCGCACCAGATGTCGGGCGGGCAGAAGCAACGCGTGATGATCGCGATGGCCCTTTCGTGCAATCCCAAGCTGCTCATTGCCGATGAACCGACCACTGCCCTCGACGTAACGATTCAGGCGCAGATTCTCGATATCCTCCGCCGGCTGCGCGATGAACGTGGCATGAGCGTGCTGTTCATCACGCACGATCTGGGGGTGATCGCCGAGATTGCCGACGACGTAGCGGTGATGTTGCAAGGAAAGATCGTCGAGTACGGCAAGGTGATCGACATTTTTTCAAATCCCAAGCATCCCTATACGAAAGGGCTGCTCGCTTGTAAGCCGCGGCTCGACACGCCGTACAAAATTCTTCCCACCGTTGCCGACTTCATGGAAATTCGTGGCGAAGGGCCGGATGCTGTCGTCATCGAGAAGCAACTCTCGCCCGATCGCTTGCAGCACCTCACCACGCAAGGTCGCGGCCGGCTGCTGCACCCGCGCTCGGTCCTCCAAGCCATCGGCCATCCGTGGGAAGAGAGCCAGCACGCGCCCGATACCAAGGCCGTGACCGAAGGTCAACAGCCGTTACTTTCGGTCAAAGGCTTGAAGGTTCACTTTCCCGTTCGCAAGGGGCTGTTGCTGCGCGTGGTCGATCACGTGAAAGCTGTCGACGGCATCAGCTTCGATATCTACCGTGGTCAAACGCTGGGGCTTGTCGGTGAATCGGGTTGCGGCAAGACAACTGCCGGCCGCGCGATCCTGCGGCTGATCGAACCCGATGCCGGGCAGGTTACCTATGACGGTGTCGATCTAAAATCGCTCGGCGGCAGCGAACTGCGAAAAATGCGTCGCAAGATGCAGATCATTTTTCAAGATCCTTACGGCAGCATGAACCCGCGGCTTACCATCGAAGCTGCCATCACCGAGCCGATGATCATTCAGCAGATCGGCAGTGGCAGCAAAGATCGCCGCGACCGCGCCGTGGCCCTGCTCGAAGAAGTGGGTATGAAGGCCGAGCATCTGGGCCGCTATCCGCACGAATTCTCCGGCGGTCAACGGCAGCGCATCTGCATCGCCCGCTGCCTGGCCGTTGAGCCCGAGTTCATCGTCTGCGACGAATCGGTTTCTGCGCTCGATGTTTCCGTGCAAGCTCAGGTCTTGAACCTGCTTAAGCGACTACAGGATAAACGCGGGCTGACGTACATCTTCATCAGCCACGATCTGAGCGTGGTCAAGTTCATGGCCGACATGATGGCCGTGATGCGGAAGGGACAGATTCTCGAATTCGGGCCTTCCGAGAACATCTACGCGCGGCCCAAGGAAGAGTACACCAAGGATCTGATTCGGGCGACTCCGAACGACTCGCTCGATAACATTCGCCAGCGACAAGCGTCGCGCGAAGCGGGACTCTCGAAGCGAGTCAAGTAA
- a CDS encoding metallophosphoesterase family protein: MRIGIVSDTHAHLQNAQAAARMLQSLEVEAVLHCGDIGSPAIPGAFSLWPTHYVVGNVDHGEEDALSAAVTAAGGRFHGAFADFMLNGRRIALLHSDDARRFRRVTTGNEYDLVCYGHSHIAEQHLDGRTLVLNPGALYRANPHQIAVVDLTKLEAMHFKL; the protein is encoded by the coding sequence ATGCGGATTGGAATTGTCAGCGATACCCATGCTCATTTGCAGAATGCTCAGGCCGCGGCGCGAATGCTGCAATCGCTGGAAGTGGAAGCCGTTTTGCATTGCGGTGATATTGGTTCGCCGGCCATTCCGGGGGCCTTCTCGCTCTGGCCCACGCACTATGTCGTGGGGAACGTTGACCACGGTGAGGAGGACGCGCTGTCGGCAGCTGTGACGGCTGCTGGGGGAAGGTTTCACGGCGCGTTTGCCGACTTCATGCTGAACGGGCGTCGAATCGCCCTGTTGCACAGCGACGATGCCCGGCGCTTTCGCCGGGTGACGACCGGCAACGAGTACGACCTGGTTTGCTATGGTCACTCGCACATCGCCGAGCAGCATCTCGACGGGCGCACGCTGGTCCTCAATCCCGGCGCGCTGTATCGCGCCAATCCACACCAGATTGCCGTCGTCGATCTGACCAAGCTGGAAGCCATGCACTTCAAGCTATAA